The following proteins are encoded in a genomic region of Coffea eugenioides isolate CCC68of chromosome 6, Ceug_1.0, whole genome shotgun sequence:
- the LOC113774241 gene encoding aspartic proteinase nepenthesin-1-like, whose product MIHYNSIHSPYFDTNAAEHRDLHISLSRLRYLKVTMQENLKVTVQNDSDHDTDFETGIFVNTSIPMFLVDFNIGSRETAQLVALDTGISLASQLDSSEFSYCIGNLSDPFDEKNILIIGKKSGGVENSIPLIIREFHYYVNLEGISFGGRMLGIDKKDLRMDNFKSGGGGIIDSGSSLSFLQDIAYEKLEQSIVDYIGDSLERRYFSLDKYQLCYIGHLFRDFKGFPTIAFHFDGATMELDKENLFKQVYPDVVCLSVLNVAENGVDHSLLGVELQKYFYISFDMNEMQVNFERMECDAIWDYNI is encoded by the exons ATGATTCATTATAACTCTATTCATTCCCCATATTTTGACACAAATGCTGCCGAACATAGGGACTTGCATATTTCCTTATCTCGCTTAAGATACTTGAAGGTGACAATGCAAGAAAATTTGAAGGTGACAGTACAAAATGATTCAGATCATGATACTGATTTCGAGACTGGAATTTTTGttaacacatcaatacctatgTTTTTGGTGGATTTCAACATTGGTTCACGGGAGACTGCTCAATTGGTTGCGTTGGATACTG GAATCTCATTAGCTTCACAATTGGATAGTAGTGAGTTCTCATATTGTATTGGAAATTTAAGCGATCcatttgatgaaaaaaataTACTGATCATAGGGAAAAAATCCGGAGGAGTTGAAAACTCAATTCCTCTTATTATTAGGGAGTTCCATTACTACGTAAATCTTGAAGGCATTAGCTTTGGGGGTAGGATGCTCGGCATTGACAAAAAGGATTTGAGAATGGATAATTTTAAAAGTGGTGGGGGTGGAATTATTGATTCAGGTTCAAGTTTGAGTTTCCTTCAAGATATTGCATACGAGAAACTTGAACAGTCAATTGTTGATTACATAGGGGACTCATTGGAAAGACGATATTTCTCTTTGGACAAGTATCAACTTTGCTATATTGGACACTTGTTTAGGGATTTTAAGGGCTTTCCAACAatagcatttcattttgatgGAGCAACAATGGAATTAGATAAAGAGAATTTGTTTAAGCAAGTATACCCAGATGTGGTATGTTTAAGTGTGTTGAATGTTGCAGAGAATGGTGTCGATCACAGTCTTCTTGGCGTAGAACTCCAAAAATATTTCTATATATCATTTgacatgaatgaaatgcaagttaaCTTTGAGAGGATGGAATGTGATGCTATTTGGGATTATAATATATGA
- the LOC113774243 gene encoding uncharacterized protein LOC113774243, which yields MGGVEISNMQKGTQSRVDRNGRGQSRGTPPSGQSVAPQVVCGYCGKLNHTENDCFRKQGKCLYCGSTEHQISKCPTVPKEGGNTQRPEKSAAKQPSVGGSRSNAPARVYALDYQHVSDSTKVIRAQISTFTEVLEKAQRVESARLQVRDFHAKKRGTSSNHSGQADKSAPPFKKGKGMGGVEISNMQKGTQSRVDRNGRGQSRGTPPSGQSVAPQVVCGYCGKLNHTENDCFRKEGKCLYCGSTEHQISKCPTVPKEGGSTQRPEKSAAKQPSVGGSRSNAPARVYALDYQHVSDSTKVIRGMIPPSICLSKVLSDLVPYTLFAKP from the exons aTGGGTGGAGTGGAGATATCTAACATGCAAAAAGGGACTCAATCAAGAGTAGATCGTAATGGACGAGGTCAATCGAGAGGGACACCTCCAAGTGGTCAATCTGTGGCTCCCCAAGTCGTTTGTGGTTATTGTGGCAAGCTCAACcatacggagaatgattgtttTAGGAAACAAGGGAAGTGCTTGTAttgtggtagtaccgagcaccagATATCAAAATGCCCGACCGTACCAAAAGAAGGAGGTAATACCCAAAGGCCTGAAAAGTCAGCCGCTAAGCAGCCTAGTGTtggaggaagtcgatctaatgcaccagctagggtttatgcattagaTTATCAACATGTTTCCGATTCTACTAAAGTCATTAGAG cccaaatctctacgtttACTGAAGTCTTAGAAAAAGCACAGAGAGTCGAGagtgcaaggctgcaagttagAGACTTTCATGCTAAGAAGAGGGGCACTTCTAGTAACCATTCGGGACAGGCAGATAAGAGTGCcccaccttttaaaaagggaaaagggaTGGGTGGAGTGGAGATATCTAACATGCAAAAAGGGACTCAATCAAGAGTAGATCGTAATGGACGAGGTCAATCGAGAGGGACACCTCCAAGTGGTCAATCTGTGGCTCCCCAAGTCGTTTGTGGTTATTGTGGCAAGCTCAACcatacggagaatgattgtttTAGGAAAGAAGGGAAGTGCTTGTAttgtggtagtaccgagcaccagATATCAAAATGCCCGACCGTACCAAAAGAAGGAGGTAGTACCCAAAGGCCTGAAAAGTCAGCCGCTAAGCAGCCTAGTGTtggaggaagtcgatctaatgcaccagctagggtttatgcattagaTTATCAACATGTTTCCGATTCTACTAAAGTCATTAGAGGTATGATTCCTCCTTCTATTTGTCTATCTAAGGTTCTCAGTGACCTAGTGCCGTACACACTTTTTGCAAAACCCTAA